A single bacterium DNA region contains:
- a CDS encoding calcium/sodium antiporter, protein MPFWLEILVGFAALVVGADFLVRGASKIAKGFGVPPFVIGLTLVAYGTSAPEFAVSATAAIRGVGAFSLGNAFGSNVANIGLVLGLSALIRPIEVEGTVVKREAPLLIGVALLFPLFFLDGVLARWEGLLAVAGGIAFTVWSLKTARRRENAPEKIKLGPGVWLLSIGFCGAGIAGLLYGADWLISGSKELARILGMSERVIGLTVVAVGTSLPELATSVMAMIRGHSDIAVGNVIGSNIFNLLFALGGAVSLAPISLAGMGYGIWVDAGVGLLLALLLLPFARSGKIIARWEGAVFLAVYAGFVTYLVLAG, encoded by the coding sequence ATGCCTTTCTGGTTGGAAATCCTCGTCGGTTTCGCCGCCCTCGTCGTCGGGGCCGATTTTTTGGTGCGGGGCGCGTCGAAAATCGCCAAGGGCTTCGGGGTGCCGCCCTTCGTCATCGGGCTGACCCTGGTGGCCTACGGAACCTCGGCGCCGGAGTTCGCCGTCAGCGCCACCGCCGCAATCCGGGGCGTGGGCGCCTTTTCCCTGGGCAACGCCTTCGGCTCCAACGTGGCCAACATCGGCCTCGTGCTCGGCCTCTCGGCGCTCATCCGGCCCATCGAGGTCGAGGGCACCGTGGTGAAGCGCGAGGCCCCGCTCCTCATCGGCGTCGCCCTCCTCTTCCCCCTCTTCTTTCTGGACGGCGTACTGGCCCGCTGGGAGGGTCTTTTGGCCGTAGCCGGCGGAATCGCCTTCACCGTCTGGAGCCTGAAAACGGCCCGGCGGCGCGAGAACGCCCCGGAAAAAATCAAGCTCGGTCCAGGCGTCTGGCTCCTTTCCATCGGTTTTTGCGGAGCCGGAATCGCCGGGCTCCTCTACGGCGCCGACTGGCTCATCTCCGGCTCGAAGGAGCTGGCGCGCATCCTGGGGATGAGCGAGCGGGTCATCGGCCTGACCGTCGTCGCCGTGGGGACTTCCCTGCCCGAGCTGGCCACCAGCGTGATGGCGATGATCCGGGGCCACTCGGACATCGCCGTGGGGAACGTCATCGGCTCCAACATCTTCAACCTGCTCTTCGCCCTGGGCGGGGCGGTGAGCCTGGCGCCGATTTCCCTGGCCGGGATGGGGTACGGCATCTGGGTGGACGCCGGCGTGGGGCTTCTACTGGCGCTCCTTCTACTGCCCTTCGCCCGGAGCGGGAAAATCATCGCGCGCTGGGAGGGGGCGGTTTTCC